The bacterium genome includes a region encoding these proteins:
- the pgl gene encoding 6-phosphogluconolactonase has protein sequence MKPIPEIVIAGDEGFAVRAAIEITRVLRATLSERDAVSLALAGGATPRPVYRALAAVPAGLRPADWRRVHFFWSDERCVPADDPGSNVNAAHEQLLRDLDIAPERIHAPRLARDPRSTAAAYEGEIRRTLRPEATATPRFDLVLLGVGADGHTASLFPGEPPEAHPGRSGLVVATRSPAAPHERISFSFELLAAARRILILASGEDKAEVVYRVLEERDRSLPVTQVDPRSGVVCWVLDAAAASRLPQT, from the coding sequence ATGAAGCCGATTCCGGAGATCGTCATCGCCGGTGACGAGGGCTTCGCGGTTCGGGCGGCGATCGAGATCACGAGAGTGCTGCGCGCGACGCTGTCCGAGAGAGATGCTGTGTCGCTGGCGCTCGCCGGCGGCGCAACGCCGCGGCCGGTGTATCGGGCTCTGGCGGCTGTGCCCGCAGGACTGCGGCCGGCGGATTGGCGCCGAGTCCACTTCTTCTGGAGCGACGAGCGCTGCGTGCCCGCGGATGATCCCGGCAGCAATGTGAACGCGGCCCATGAGCAGCTCCTGCGGGACCTCGACATTGCCCCCGAGCGGATCCACGCGCCGAGACTCGCGCGTGACCCGAGGTCGACCGCCGCCGCCTACGAGGGCGAGATTCGCCGGACCCTCCGGCCTGAAGCGACCGCTACGCCGCGGTTCGATCTGGTTCTGCTCGGGGTCGGAGCCGATGGTCACACGGCATCGCTCTTTCCCGGCGAGCCCCCGGAAGCGCATCCGGGACGAAGCGGCCTGGTAGTGGCGACGCGAAGCCCGGCGGCGCCGCATGAGCGCATCAGCTTCTCGTTCGAGCTCCTCGCCGCGGCGCGCAGGATTCTCATCCTGGCTTCGGGAGAGGATAAGGCCGAGGTCGTGTATCGGGTCCTCGAAGAGAGGGATCGCTCCTTGCCGGTGACGCAGGTCGATCCCCGCTCCGGTGTGGTCTGCTGGGTACTGGATGCCGCGGCGGCGAGCCGACTGCCGCAAACCTGA
- a CDS encoding glucose-6-phosphate isomerase: protein MTRQQLPRMELGCGGDGDLAERVRERLVRWQADEVLARLRNQDPTLWAGDETEISSRLGWLTLPQDAWRGGLEGILLGAAEAHRLGIDQTILIGMGGSSLAPLVFERVFKPTRRQLRVMDTTHPDSVRSLVDTLPSEGFQFVVSSKSGTTLETRVMTEVLFHAAGRWVAQPGSHFLAITDPGTRLADLAEERGFRSVFTAPSDVGGRFSALSVFGLLPAAMIGIDPERLLRRAGAMEDNCLRGPVSVGLELGATLGECALAGRDKLTLLTSPSVAALPLWIEQLVAESLGKDGKGIVPVGGEPRGDVESYDQDRVFVGIAMEGEEATLARFLEDLSELGHPTIRIVLHDRYDLGAEFFRWEMAVAAAAMVTGVNPFDQPDVEAAKNEARRLLDGAKVSGTLPEVIRAGERERLVEALKTWMSSASDGDYFGILAYLPPTPETDLELAELQRRVRDLTTIATTAGYGPRYLHSTGQLHKGGPNTGSFLQIVPSPRTDFLVPGEETSLGSVIAAQADGDAAALLAAGRRVLRVDVEDSGRQGLWLLRQLLAG from the coding sequence CGAGACCGAGATTTCGTCTCGCTTGGGCTGGCTGACTCTGCCTCAGGACGCCTGGCGGGGCGGGCTGGAAGGCATCCTCTTGGGTGCTGCCGAAGCGCACAGGCTCGGGATCGATCAGACCATTCTGATCGGCATGGGAGGATCGAGTCTCGCGCCTCTGGTTTTCGAGCGCGTCTTCAAGCCCACGCGTCGGCAGCTACGGGTGATGGACACGACTCATCCCGATTCGGTCCGGAGCCTGGTTGACACCCTGCCCTCCGAGGGCTTTCAGTTCGTGGTCTCGAGCAAGTCGGGAACCACTCTCGAGACCCGCGTGATGACCGAGGTTCTCTTTCATGCCGCAGGGCGCTGGGTGGCGCAGCCGGGGTCTCATTTTCTTGCGATTACCGACCCCGGAACCAGGTTGGCGGACCTGGCCGAGGAACGAGGTTTTCGTAGCGTGTTCACCGCACCCTCGGACGTCGGCGGCCGTTTCAGCGCGTTGTCGGTGTTCGGGCTGCTCCCGGCCGCCATGATCGGCATTGACCCGGAGCGTCTTCTGCGCCGTGCCGGCGCCATGGAAGACAACTGTCTCAGAGGGCCGGTGAGTGTCGGACTGGAGTTGGGCGCGACGCTGGGCGAATGCGCGCTGGCGGGTCGTGACAAGCTGACTCTCCTGACCTCACCCAGCGTGGCCGCCCTGCCGCTCTGGATCGAGCAGCTGGTGGCGGAGAGTCTCGGCAAGGACGGCAAGGGCATCGTGCCGGTCGGCGGCGAGCCCAGAGGCGACGTCGAGAGCTACGATCAGGATCGGGTCTTCGTCGGTATTGCCATGGAGGGCGAAGAGGCGACGCTTGCCCGGTTTCTCGAGGATCTCTCCGAGCTCGGCCATCCGACGATACGGATCGTCCTGCACGATCGCTACGATCTGGGAGCCGAGTTCTTCCGCTGGGAGATGGCGGTCGCCGCCGCCGCGATGGTCACCGGGGTCAACCCCTTTGACCAGCCCGATGTCGAGGCGGCCAAGAACGAGGCTCGCCGGCTTCTGGACGGCGCCAAGGTCAGCGGGACTCTTCCCGAGGTGATTCGCGCCGGGGAGCGCGAGCGGCTGGTCGAGGCCCTGAAGACCTGGATGTCTTCGGCTTCCGACGGAGACTACTTCGGGATTTTGGCCTACCTGCCGCCGACTCCGGAAACCGACCTCGAGCTCGCCGAGCTTCAAAGGCGGGTGCGGGATCTGACCACGATCGCCACGACCGCGGGCTACGGGCCACGCTACCTGCATTCGACAGGTCAGCTTCACAAGGGCGGACCCAACACGGGATCGTTTCTGCAGATCGTTCCTTCACCACGGACCGATTTTCTGGTTCCCGGAGAAGAGACCTCGCTCGGGAGCGTGATCGCGGCGCAGGCCGACGGTGACGCCGCCGCGCTGCTGGCCGCCGGGCGCCGCGTGCTGCGTGTGGATGTCGAAGACAGCGGTCGTCAGGGACTCTGGCTTCTGCGTCAGCTCCTGGCAGGCTAG